The Haloarcula sp. DT43 genome includes a region encoding these proteins:
- a CDS encoding beta-alanine-activating enzyme beta-propeller domain-containing protein — MANSNRRQFLASLSTAAVTVAAGCQSPGTVPAEHPVTEPRTSWPTFRGGRYNTGYTGGASSLGASPSVRWTHEADGPFWGSPVVADGTVYIGSADNSLYALDAATGTEQWAFPTQHRIEATPAYSDGTVYVGSYDKHLYAVDAAGGQERWSRAFGGLIRGSPTVWDGSVVVGVGCHNLACAWYADENDVPENGWIYSLDAATGETEWRHEVGTEVVSSPAITDESVYIGASDGVLYALDPMTGDVTWTYETRDMIWSSPAVAYGTVYITDWNGNVHAVDAATGDQEWLADTAGRYISGSVAVDEGAVYVGHTPYNTLDDPTTNYAKIFRFDRTDGTEEWAFETPALEVGSSPAVTGERLYVGSHRQTDGDDVGVHALTTGGEEEWFFEVGARGVGSSPALLDGRLYFGGTDATVYALE; from the coding sequence ATGGCGAACAGCAACCGACGGCAGTTCCTGGCCTCGCTCTCGACAGCCGCAGTCACCGTCGCCGCCGGATGTCAGAGCCCGGGTACCGTCCCCGCCGAGCACCCGGTCACCGAACCGAGAACGTCGTGGCCGACGTTCCGGGGCGGCCGGTACAACACCGGTTACACCGGCGGCGCCTCGTCGCTCGGGGCGAGTCCGTCGGTCCGCTGGACCCACGAGGCCGACGGCCCGTTCTGGGGGAGCCCGGTCGTGGCGGACGGGACCGTCTACATCGGCAGTGCGGACAACTCGCTGTACGCGCTCGACGCCGCGACGGGGACCGAGCAGTGGGCCTTCCCGACACAGCACCGCATCGAGGCGACGCCGGCCTACAGCGACGGGACCGTCTACGTCGGGTCCTACGACAAGCACCTCTACGCCGTCGACGCGGCCGGCGGGCAGGAGCGGTGGTCCCGGGCGTTCGGCGGCCTGATTCGGGGGAGTCCGACGGTGTGGGACGGTTCGGTCGTCGTCGGCGTCGGCTGCCACAATCTCGCGTGTGCGTGGTACGCCGACGAGAACGACGTTCCAGAGAACGGCTGGATATACTCGCTCGACGCGGCGACGGGGGAGACGGAGTGGCGCCACGAGGTCGGCACCGAGGTCGTGAGCAGCCCGGCCATCACCGACGAGTCCGTGTACATCGGCGCGTCGGACGGCGTCCTCTACGCACTGGACCCGATGACGGGCGACGTGACGTGGACCTACGAGACCCGGGACATGATATGGTCGAGCCCGGCCGTCGCGTACGGGACAGTGTACATCACCGACTGGAACGGGAACGTCCACGCCGTCGACGCGGCGACGGGGGACCAGGAGTGGCTCGCGGACACGGCCGGGCGGTACATCTCGGGGTCCGTCGCGGTCGACGAAGGCGCGGTGTACGTCGGCCACACGCCGTACAACACGCTCGACGACCCCACGACGAACTACGCGAAGATATTCCGGTTCGACCGCACGGACGGGACCGAGGAGTGGGCCTTCGAAACGCCGGCCCTGGAGGTCGGCAGCAGCCCGGCCGTGACGGGGGAGCGCCTCTACGTCGGGAGTCACAGGCAGACCGACGGCGACGACGTGGGGGTGCACGCGCTGACGACCGGCGGCGAGGAGGAGTGGTTCTTCGAGGTCGGGGCCCGGGGCGTCGGCTCCAGTCCGGCGCTCCTCGACGGGCGGCTGTACTTCGGCGGGACCGACGCGACAGTGTACGCCCTCGAGTAG
- a CDS encoding ABC transporter ATP-binding protein: MSLLRLDDVHAYYGPSHILRGVSFSIERGEIVTLLGRNGAGKTTTVRSIAGTEPPAVRSGTVRFDGTDITDWPADDVAMGGIGVVPEGRRLFTELTVEENLQMSKITRGWWNTIRRRGLGGDDSTMTLGELYDLFPRLEERREQEAGTLSGGEQQMLSIARTLRLPDLELLLLDEPTEGLAPQIVRTVGDSIDEIAERGLTVLLIEQNVREALRVADRGYVLDQGDIVYEGTVDQLENEDLDEYLVV; encoded by the coding sequence GTGAGCCTGCTGCGCCTCGACGACGTTCACGCCTACTACGGCCCGAGCCACATCCTGCGAGGCGTCTCGTTCAGCATCGAACGGGGCGAAATCGTCACGCTGCTCGGACGGAACGGTGCCGGCAAGACGACGACCGTCCGGAGCATCGCCGGGACCGAACCGCCGGCGGTCCGCTCGGGCACCGTCCGCTTCGACGGGACGGACATCACGGACTGGCCCGCCGACGACGTTGCGATGGGCGGCATCGGCGTCGTCCCCGAGGGCCGTCGCCTGTTCACCGAACTCACCGTCGAGGAGAACCTCCAGATGTCCAAGATTACGCGTGGCTGGTGGAACACCATCCGCCGCCGCGGACTCGGTGGCGACGACAGCACGATGACGCTCGGGGAACTCTACGACCTGTTCCCCCGACTAGAGGAGCGCCGGGAGCAGGAGGCCGGCACGCTCTCGGGTGGCGAACAGCAGATGCTGTCGATTGCCCGCACGCTCCGGTTGCCGGACCTGGAGCTACTGCTCCTGGACGAGCCGACCGAGGGGCTGGCCCCACAGATAGTCCGGACGGTCGGCGACTCCATCGACGAAATCGCCGAGCGGGGCCTGACGGTGCTGCTCATCGAGCAGAACGTCCGCGAGGCGCTCCGTGTCGCCGACCGCGGCTACGTCCTCGACCAGGGCGACATCGTCTACGAGGGGACGGTCGACCAGCTCGAAAACGAGGACCTCGACGAGTACCTCGTCGTCTGA
- a CDS encoding ABC transporter ATP-binding protein, with protein sequence MALLETKGLTKEFGGLTALDDVTMSVEEGELVSLIGPNGAGKSTLINTITGQLSPTRGDVYYAGTDLVGMEPFEIAQLGVGRSFQTASILPELTVRENIQVASFAAEHGSFRINFLRRRDSFEEVQAQTDDILETIGLDSKAGMDAQSLPYGDKRRLEVAIGLATDPDLLFMDEPTAGMSPAETEMTVDLVGDLLTEWGMTIFLVEHDMDIVFDVSDRIFTLHQGSLIARGTPEEIREHPAVREAYLGGGEEA encoded by the coding sequence ATGGCGCTGCTCGAAACCAAAGGGCTGACCAAGGAGTTCGGCGGCCTCACGGCGCTCGACGACGTGACGATGTCCGTCGAGGAGGGCGAACTGGTGTCGCTCATCGGCCCCAACGGCGCTGGGAAGTCGACGCTCATCAACACGATAACGGGGCAGCTGTCGCCGACGCGAGGGGACGTCTACTACGCCGGGACCGACCTCGTCGGGATGGAACCCTTCGAAATCGCACAGCTCGGGGTCGGCCGGTCGTTCCAGACCGCGTCGATTCTGCCGGAGCTCACGGTCCGTGAGAACATCCAGGTCGCGTCGTTCGCGGCGGAACACGGCTCGTTCCGGATAAACTTCCTGCGTCGCCGGGACTCCTTCGAGGAAGTGCAGGCACAGACCGACGACATATTGGAGACCATCGGGCTCGATTCGAAGGCCGGCATGGACGCCCAGTCGCTCCCGTACGGCGACAAGCGACGGCTCGAAGTCGCTATCGGGCTCGCGACCGACCCCGACCTGCTGTTCATGGACGAGCCGACGGCCGGGATGTCCCCGGCGGAGACCGAGATGACGGTGGACCTCGTCGGCGACCTCCTGACGGAGTGGGGGATGACGATATTCCTCGTCGAACACGACATGGACATCGTCTTCGACGTCTCCGACCGCATCTTCACGCTCCACCAGGGGTCGCTCATCGCCCGCGGGACGCCGGAGGAAATCAGGGAGCACCCGGCCGTCCGCGAGGCCTACCTCGGCGGGGGTGAGGAGGCGTGA
- a CDS encoding branched-chain amino acid ABC transporter permease gives MSIDTIRNSVAGDSTLLSWETWNRIKHTERFVVLSSVLFVLLFSYAFGRAPVVSDIFRGYHGLAMTILIWSIFALGFNLLLGQTGLLSFGHAMFFGTASYAAALFAIHVYNEPLLVVLVGVLAAVALGVVAALILLRLHTVYFSIVALAIAQFLYFLSREPLVEITQGINGLDIPRMPLLGIVDLEHEYGGLLGMLVVNNLYIFIGVFFVAVVALITRIRKSPYGLIFKSIRENETRTAFVGLDVWRYKFAAFLLSAAIVGLAGGLMAVNTQFAGVERLYWSVSGDIVVMTVLGGLGTLAGPVIGTFVFFYFKGIVNGFPTLGNYWLLLLALSFTAVVWVYPDGIWGMLTDFVRALRDPKELVAKTRRRLSDLVPGGER, from the coding sequence ATGAGTATCGACACGATTCGCAACAGCGTCGCCGGCGACTCGACGCTGCTCAGCTGGGAGACGTGGAACCGCATCAAACACACCGAGCGGTTCGTCGTCCTCTCGTCGGTCCTGTTCGTCCTCCTGTTTTCTTACGCGTTCGGTCGCGCACCTGTCGTCTCGGACATCTTCAGGGGCTATCACGGCCTGGCGATGACCATCCTCATCTGGTCCATCTTCGCTCTCGGCTTCAACCTCCTCCTCGGCCAGACCGGGCTCCTCTCCTTCGGCCACGCGATGTTCTTCGGCACGGCGAGCTACGCCGCGGCCCTGTTCGCGATTCACGTCTACAACGAGCCGCTCTTGGTCGTGCTCGTGGGGGTTCTCGCCGCGGTCGCGCTCGGCGTGGTGGCGGCGCTGATACTGCTGCGTCTCCACACCGTGTACTTCTCCATCGTCGCGCTCGCTATCGCCCAGTTCCTCTACTTCCTCTCCCGGGAGCCGCTGGTCGAAATAACCCAGGGCATCAACGGGCTCGACATCCCACGCATGCCGCTCTTGGGCATCGTCGACCTGGAGCACGAGTACGGCGGCCTCCTCGGGATGCTCGTGGTGAACAACCTCTACATCTTCATCGGGGTCTTCTTCGTCGCCGTCGTCGCGCTCATCACGCGCATCCGCAAGTCGCCCTACGGGCTGATATTCAAGTCTATCCGGGAAAACGAGACGCGGACGGCGTTCGTCGGCCTCGACGTCTGGCGCTACAAGTTCGCGGCGTTCCTCCTCTCGGCGGCCATCGTGGGCCTCGCCGGGGGCCTGATGGCCGTCAACACCCAGTTCGCCGGCGTCGAGCGCCTCTACTGGTCGGTCAGCGGCGACATCGTCGTGATGACGGTCCTGGGCGGGCTGGGAACGCTCGCCGGACCCGTCATCGGGACGTTCGTCTTCTTCTACTTCAAGGGCATCGTCAACGGGTTCCCCACGCTCGGGAACTACTGGCTGCTCCTGCTGGCGCTGTCCTTTACCGCGGTCGTGTGGGTCTATCCCGACGGCATCTGGGGGATGCTCACCGACTTCGTCCGGGCGCTCCGGGACCCGAAGGAACTGGTGGCGAAGACGCGACGGCGACTCTCCGACCTGGTCCCCGGGGGTGAGCGGTGA
- a CDS encoding branched-chain amino acid ABC transporter permease: protein MSIDGIVGFLFIALSVASLYLLVAVGLSIVFGSLKYVNMAHGVLYLAGAYIGLLIASTNQYGGLLSDAGQVGLGWGFIPALLLTPVIVFVLGIVMERFIAKPFYERDLLDQLLVTFGILIAAQEFVAIIFGRTGTIYPRPEWLTGAISLPAIGTPPGMSAASTIRVLVVALTVLFILAIFAFFKYTEYGLAVRAGTEDSEMAQMLGIRVGRPFLLIFAVGSAYAGLAGVLGGSLFNVTSGIGMEIIIPSLVIVIMGGVGSLRGTVVGALLAGLFFATATELVPSMTRASIYLLAIVVLSLRPNGIYPSTEVGQ, encoded by the coding sequence ATGAGTATCGACGGCATCGTCGGCTTCCTGTTCATCGCCTTGAGCGTCGCGTCCCTGTACCTGCTCGTCGCGGTCGGGCTCTCTATCGTGTTCGGGTCGCTCAAATACGTGAACATGGCTCACGGCGTGCTGTACCTCGCCGGTGCGTACATCGGTCTGCTCATCGCGTCGACCAACCAGTACGGCGGACTGTTGAGCGATGCGGGCCAGGTCGGACTCGGCTGGGGATTCATCCCGGCGCTGCTACTGACCCCGGTCATCGTCTTCGTCCTCGGTATCGTCATGGAGCGGTTCATCGCCAAGCCGTTCTACGAGCGCGACCTGCTCGACCAGCTGCTGGTGACCTTCGGCATCCTCATCGCGGCCCAGGAGTTCGTCGCCATCATCTTCGGTCGGACGGGGACCATCTACCCCCGTCCCGAGTGGCTCACCGGCGCGATATCCCTTCCCGCCATCGGCACGCCACCCGGCATGAGCGCGGCGTCGACGATACGCGTGCTCGTCGTCGCGCTCACGGTCCTGTTCATCCTGGCTATCTTCGCGTTCTTCAAGTATACCGAGTACGGCCTGGCCGTGCGTGCCGGGACCGAGGACTCGGAGATGGCCCAGATGCTCGGCATCCGGGTCGGCCGGCCGTTCCTGCTGATATTCGCCGTCGGGTCCGCGTACGCGGGTCTGGCCGGCGTCCTCGGGGGGTCGCTGTTCAACGTCACCTCCGGCATCGGCATGGAGATAATCATCCCGTCGCTGGTCATCGTCATCATGGGCGGCGTCGGCAGCCTCAGGGGGACCGTGGTCGGCGCGCTCCTGGCCGGCCTCTTCTTCGCGACGGCCACCGAACTCGTCCCGAGCATGACCCGCGCTAGCATCTACCTGCTCGCCATCGTCGTCCTGTCGCTCAGGCCGAACGGTATCTACCCGTCGACGGAGGTCGGCCAATGA
- a CDS encoding substrate-binding protein, translated as MTRDEDAVDGSRRSYLKAIGTAGIAAGLAGCSGGDGGSDGGGGGGSTGNGDSSGGDGGTQYAAIGNFPPEGDTVSIGFNGPTSGALGPDGQDQEKGFDLAVTHLNDGGGLVDYWDRLNGGGIMGYQVEPTKADTAGSADTAQDNIDRMIQRDNIQFWTGGMSSTVTMAMQNVAQREKVPFMGGNSTSAGISGENCSRYYFHPTFHAEIIGMAMGEAAPSVLGEDRSLFHIYMDYSYGQSNRDAARKYLTEQGPWEDAGGAAIAEGETDHSSQIQALEDSGADTLYFSSFGNFAASGLAQLRDAGLTDDVDVIIPHVSAFTLDPLGADAEGVLGMEPWNPNADNEPSQVFVESYRQEYDETPNQSSMHTYESMMVYAAAVEEAGTFHPPTVVRTLEEFDWSLAWGDSAFRVCDHQVERPWYLVQGVSDDRAEELGIRTEIVETTDPLVYECSSFPASNCAMGDNPYGDE; from the coding sequence ATGACCAGAGACGAAGACGCGGTGGACGGGTCCAGGCGAAGCTATCTGAAAGCAATCGGCACCGCTGGCATCGCCGCCGGCCTCGCCGGCTGTTCGGGTGGTGACGGGGGCAGCGACGGCGGTGGCGGTGGTGGCAGCACCGGGAACGGGGACAGCAGCGGCGGCGACGGCGGGACACAGTACGCCGCTATCGGGAACTTCCCGCCCGAGGGCGATACGGTCTCCATCGGGTTCAATGGGCCGACTTCCGGGGCGCTAGGTCCCGACGGGCAGGACCAGGAGAAGGGGTTCGACCTGGCGGTCACACACCTCAACGACGGCGGGGGCCTCGTCGACTACTGGGACCGGCTGAACGGCGGCGGCATCATGGGCTACCAGGTCGAACCGACGAAGGCCGACACCGCGGGAAGTGCTGACACGGCACAGGACAACATCGACCGGATGATTCAGCGGGACAACATCCAGTTCTGGACGGGCGGCATGTCCAGTACGGTGACGATGGCGATGCAGAACGTCGCCCAGCGCGAGAAAGTGCCGTTCATGGGGGGCAACTCCACTTCGGCGGGCATCTCCGGCGAGAACTGCTCGCGGTACTACTTCCACCCGACGTTCCACGCGGAGATAATCGGGATGGCGATGGGCGAGGCCGCCCCGTCCGTGCTCGGCGAGGACCGGTCGCTGTTCCACATCTACATGGACTACTCCTACGGGCAGTCGAACCGCGACGCCGCCCGCAAGTACCTCACCGAACAGGGGCCGTGGGAGGACGCCGGCGGCGCCGCCATCGCGGAGGGCGAGACCGACCACAGCTCCCAGATACAGGCCCTCGAAGACTCCGGGGCCGACACGCTGTACTTCTCCAGCTTCGGCAACTTCGCCGCCAGCGGCCTCGCACAGTTGCGCGACGCCGGCCTGACCGACGACGTCGACGTCATCATTCCACACGTCAGCGCGTTCACGCTCGACCCGCTCGGCGCGGACGCGGAGGGCGTCCTCGGGATGGAGCCGTGGAATCCCAACGCGGACAACGAGCCCAGCCAGGTGTTCGTCGAGTCGTACCGACAGGAGTACGACGAGACGCCCAACCAGAGTTCGATGCACACCTACGAGTCGATGATGGTCTACGCGGCCGCGGTCGAGGAGGCCGGCACGTTCCACCCGCCCACCGTCGTCAGAACGCTCGAAGAGTTCGATTGGAGCCTCGCGTGGGGCGATTCGGCGTTCCGGGTCTGCGACCACCAGGTCGAGCGGCCGTGGTACCTCGTCCAGGGCGTCAGCGACGACCGCGCCGAGGAACTCGGCATCCGGACGGAAATCGTCGAGACGACCGACCCGCTCGTCTACGAGTGTAGCTCGTTCCCGGCGTCGAACTGCGCGATGGGCGACAACCCCTACGGCGACGAGTAA
- a CDS encoding IclR family transcriptional regulator: protein MIENTERRTLKTTRTSLRILTLVLEHDGLTLAELDGLVDSPKSSILSHLDTLRDSRYLVKTDGVYRVSFRVALLGDRVRARYPNRDRVSSVLEDLAETTGEEANFTIFEHGRLLMFHGTSGNTATAEEEADYRSEYYLHNTAAGKAILSELDRPRVERVLDKWGLPRESEATITDRERLFDELAATAERGYGVVDEEFAPGLVAVGAAVHRDDGTVLGGLSVGGPKYRIDRTRIDNELGEQLLGAVDTLESRLRS from the coding sequence ATGATAGAGAATACCGAACGCCGAACCCTCAAGACGACCCGGACGTCGCTGCGGATTCTCACGCTGGTCCTGGAACACGACGGGCTCACGCTGGCGGAACTCGACGGGCTGGTCGACAGTCCGAAGAGTTCGATTCTCAGCCACCTCGACACGCTCCGTGACAGCCGGTATCTGGTGAAGACAGATGGGGTCTACCGGGTGAGCTTCAGGGTGGCGCTGCTGGGGGACAGAGTCCGAGCGCGGTACCCCAACCGCGACCGCGTCAGTTCCGTTCTCGAAGACCTGGCGGAGACGACCGGTGAGGAGGCCAACTTCACCATCTTCGAGCACGGCCGGCTGTTGATGTTCCACGGGACGTCTGGCAACACGGCGACCGCGGAGGAGGAGGCCGACTACCGGTCGGAGTACTACCTCCACAACACCGCCGCCGGCAAGGCCATCCTGTCGGAACTCGACCGGCCCCGCGTCGAGCGGGTACTCGACAAGTGGGGGCTGCCACGGGAGTCCGAGGCCACAATCACGGACCGGGAGCGGCTGTTCGACGAACTGGCGGCGACCGCCGAGCGCGGGTACGGCGTCGTCGACGAGGAGTTCGCGCCCGGGCTCGTCGCCGTCGGGGCGGCCGTCCACCGCGACGACGGGACGGTCCTCGGCGGCCTGAGCGTGGGCGGGCCGAAATACCGGATAGACAGGACTCGCATCGACAACGAACTGGGCGAGCAACTACTCGGGGCCGTAGACACACTGGAATCCCGGCTCCGGTCGTAG
- a CDS encoding GAF domain-containing protein — protein MGSPRDRPSASLDEAQWPELVSSVQRLTGIGVWSHDVATDETWWSRQAKEVHGIDPDRQLSFADLVAQYTDSDEAEVLRRFAEATSETEPFTVDVALTGAGTTERSIKMHCEPRRTAAGDLWLYGTVEDITDVKRREQRIEVLRKTSQELRAVSSRQDVAEIIADAAKNILGLVNTTVRLVDTDAELLRTVVATEECVERAGDRPDYSVDEETPAARTFRTGEPELHADHDLTADDHNRGDLQSGLYVPIGEHGVLSAGDVVVDAFAEHDLEAAGLLGQLGAEAITRIGWVKRSRAV, from the coding sequence ATGGGTAGTCCACGAGACAGACCGTCGGCGTCGCTTGACGAGGCGCAGTGGCCGGAACTGGTGTCGAGCGTGCAGCGGCTGACCGGCATCGGCGTGTGGTCCCACGACGTGGCGACCGATGAGACGTGGTGGAGCCGACAGGCCAAGGAAGTCCACGGTATCGACCCGGACCGTCAGCTCTCGTTTGCCGACCTCGTGGCCCAGTACACTGACAGCGACGAGGCGGAAGTGCTCCGCCGATTCGCCGAGGCGACGTCCGAGACAGAACCGTTCACCGTCGACGTGGCACTCACCGGCGCGGGCACGACCGAGCGGTCGATAAAGATGCACTGTGAACCGCGTCGAACGGCGGCGGGTGACCTGTGGTTGTACGGGACCGTCGAGGACATCACCGACGTGAAGCGGCGCGAACAGCGCATCGAGGTGCTCCGGAAGACGAGCCAGGAACTCCGGGCCGTGAGTTCCCGGCAGGACGTGGCGGAAATCATCGCCGACGCCGCGAAGAACATCCTCGGGCTGGTCAACACGACGGTTCGGCTGGTCGACACCGACGCCGAACTGCTGCGAACCGTCGTCGCCACCGAGGAGTGCGTCGAGCGTGCCGGGGACCGACCGGATTACTCGGTGGACGAGGAGACCCCAGCCGCCCGGACGTTCCGGACGGGCGAACCGGAGCTTCACGCGGACCACGACCTGACCGCGGACGACCACAACCGCGGCGACCTGCAGTCGGGCCTGTACGTCCCTATCGGCGAGCACGGCGTCCTCAGCGCCGGCGACGTCGTCGTCGACGCGTTCGCGGAACACGACCTCGAAGCCGCCGGCCTGCTGGGCCAGCTCGGAGCGGAGGCCATCACGCGCATCGGCTGGGTCAAGCGGTCGCGGGCGGTGTGA
- a CDS encoding inorganic phosphate transporter translates to MVSLLLLAGVVVAVFVGFNIGGSSTGVAFGPAVGSRLVRKTTAGILFVGFAFLGAWTVGRNVIATMSSNIVPAAQFTPLASVAVLFFTGASLLISNLYGVPASTSMTAVGAIVGLGLASGTLNEALMFTIVSAWIVAPLLSLTIGGVVGRYIYPYLDRYVAFTKFDLHLVQLDRSGTVPRPRFNSNASPRDIAGSLSVIVIACYMAFSAGASNAANAVAPLVGEGGSLTVDQGVLLAVFAFGVGSFTIARRTLETVGDDITELPILASLIVSVVGGTVITVLSYFGIPASLAVSTTSTIIGLGWGRASRAATLVELATPAPERPDVEVSTGALVTSRVEEAPASPTIGDIAREREPMDRPNEVPDVPDIGAEGPADLDERSLFDPRAAKRIVVLWVLTPSLSVAASYPVFEFLL, encoded by the coding sequence ATGGTGTCACTACTCCTCCTCGCTGGTGTCGTCGTCGCCGTGTTCGTCGGGTTCAACATCGGTGGGTCGTCGACGGGCGTGGCGTTCGGCCCGGCGGTCGGGTCCCGCCTCGTCCGGAAGACGACGGCGGGAATCCTGTTCGTCGGCTTCGCCTTCCTCGGCGCGTGGACCGTCGGCCGGAACGTCATCGCGACGATGAGCAGCAACATCGTGCCCGCGGCCCAGTTCACGCCCCTGGCGAGCGTCGCCGTCCTGTTTTTCACCGGCGCGTCGCTACTGATTTCGAACCTCTACGGCGTGCCGGCCTCGACATCGATGACGGCCGTCGGCGCTATCGTCGGGCTCGGGCTGGCGTCGGGCACGCTCAACGAGGCGCTCATGTTCACTATCGTCTCGGCGTGGATAGTCGCGCCGCTTTTGAGCCTGACCATCGGGGGCGTGGTCGGCCGCTACATCTACCCGTACCTCGACCGCTACGTCGCGTTCACGAAGTTCGACCTCCATCTCGTCCAGCTCGACCGGTCGGGGACGGTTCCCCGGCCCCGGTTCAATTCCAACGCCTCCCCGCGGGACATCGCCGGCTCGCTGTCGGTCATCGTCATCGCGTGTTACATGGCGTTCTCCGCTGGGGCGTCGAACGCGGCGAACGCCGTGGCCCCGCTCGTCGGCGAGGGCGGGTCGCTCACCGTCGACCAGGGCGTCCTGCTCGCGGTGTTCGCCTTCGGGGTCGGCAGTTTCACCATCGCCCGGCGGACCCTGGAGACGGTCGGGGACGACATCACGGAACTCCCGATTCTCGCGTCGCTGATTGTCTCCGTCGTCGGGGGGACGGTCATCACGGTGCTCTCGTATTTCGGGATACCCGCGAGCCTGGCCGTGAGCACGACGTCGACGATTATCGGGCTCGGCTGGGGGCGGGCGAGCCGGGCGGCCACGCTGGTGGAACTGGCGACGCCCGCGCCCGAGCGGCCCGATGTTGAGGTCTCGACGGGCGCGCTGGTCACCTCCCGCGTCGAAGAGGCCCCAGCGAGCCCGACAATCGGGGACATCGCCCGGGAGCGGGAGCCGATGGACAGGCCCAACGAGGTGCCGGACGTGCCGGACATCGGCGCGGAGGGGCCGGCGGACTTGGACGAGCGGAGCCTCTTCGACCCGCGGGCGGCCAAGCGAATCGTCGTCCTCTGGGTCCTGACGCCGTCGCTGTCGGTCGCCGCGTCCTATCCGGTGTTCGAGTTCCTGCTGTGA
- a CDS encoding DUF3592 domain-containing protein: protein MADDSGVSISGPDSPGKAVLYVLVGLAIAGYGGFDYVQQTEAVRNSVEVDATIVERGIETDSGTSSNPGVEYEPTVAFEYTYDGTDYTGTKLYPADIARSYDSRSEAESVLEPYERGTRTTAYVSPDDPSDAFLKNETSSAPIVAVGLGALFALLGTASAVRQF from the coding sequence ATGGCTGACGATTCGGGCGTCAGCATCAGCGGTCCGGACAGCCCGGGGAAGGCAGTGCTGTACGTCCTCGTCGGCCTCGCTATCGCCGGGTACGGCGGGTTCGATTACGTCCAGCAGACGGAAGCGGTCCGGAATTCGGTCGAGGTGGACGCGACAATCGTGGAGCGGGGCATCGAGACCGACAGCGGAACGTCGTCGAACCCGGGCGTAGAGTACGAACCGACCGTCGCGTTCGAGTACACGTACGACGGGACCGACTACACCGGGACGAAGCTGTACCCGGCAGACATAGCGCGGAGCTACGACTCGCGGTCGGAAGCCGAATCGGTACTCGAACCCTACGAGCGGGGAACGCGGACGACCGCGTACGTGTCGCCGGACGACCCGAGCGACGCGTTTCTGAAGAACGAGACGTCGAGCGCGCCGATAGTGGCGGTCGGGCTCGGCGCGCTGTTCGCCCTGCTGGGGACGGCGTCCGCTGTGAGACAGTTTTGA